A window of the Longimicrobium sp. genome harbors these coding sequences:
- a CDS encoding DUF4157 domain-containing protein: protein MPAARAAREARSSSAEAGEKAPAGAGGGAAGLAAPLAWALAPGGVQRKCACGGTCERCRDKEEQRQGLAVQRQALPAAAAPPAADGGSAAPGPGPYGVLVDDGAPADGRMTVSAFMDALESRLRPACDEVLGAAGRSTEGCPYLDQWIAFYRAQPAARVERAILRYTGAEGTDAAALLEAIVSHARRAAAEWALTGRVPELPDGVPGDGLPPAGAGAVQGKGVGAAGSSAASPADPAAVRARLGPGRALEPAVRARMEDGFGASFAGVRVHTDPRAARTAADLRARAFAVGGDVAFGAGEYRPGTLAGDALLAHELAHTLQQRDGAVSPAAASDPALERDADAAARDVLLGREPRPRRGALRLQRCSLGEEPPTLEGEDAEEEARALGITVDRTPAREPGQPYIVGMQLGFHMRQERPTPTTPAAGVYMWDTEYPGGGRMAGFSSRPNRTTLPILREGDYTQRIIIAVAGRPDRLVLTRTWTAVPARTRADVLLPQHTGADLASYRAALEVAHGQLAHGGFQDQSFDRPTYITSAENPARLSSRDSPGWVTLSVHALPNAAAFRWTVRNLGDDAAAPAFTGLPQTSYRGGTAYALGDGQSVRWSTTTAGTFGFSVVQLDDAGREVGEAQYVQAVLPEREIEEVTRYREFLADVDRHTRMFATDAEGNPRAVALRVSYVGSRTGVEMLPRLFMGPDRADPARVKLLDLTPGVPRIEYGGESTAAAIEDFNQRNLYPEGSLRADIPANPYGITPGGWTFVTRGASVMGALSGDLGWASLALALTGVVVGLIPGGQPIAAGLFIAAAGVGATAGAINISEQLQNARPSGTQIAIDVVGIAASIIGARTAWVAATTGGRALMMTTQGRMLLWSATALEGTQLVLISVEGVRQIDAVLSDPHLSGPRKQDAIVQVITLLIISGGLFALGVGAMVRERTRLRSAIGRDVEAALTRRAVFMLSSLDDATLRALNGATADELERLARILVQDPRLMTRYAARSGDLLAALRRTEGADLAQLERAFAVSRLMASGAPEAQAGRLVTALRAAGVESADIHALPDGAVRRLQGADTALSQGRMYDAVAQLETAGAALPEARRRGFGDALAHEHQRDLALYRDMTAQVPAPGGGVREVRPDFPLGHDVPLYTGVSADVDTVRTQLGTPGFEPPRGPNRNLLEHVEERGESGFRGATRQVSTPDGQGAAAWAGDGGTVLEVRGVPGWDANAQLAGRVQRGGTFGGNLMVAEGEISIPAHIPPEAVRRFGRVTETRPGRYRVDWHDNPRYNPDWWRRTR, encoded by the coding sequence GTGCCCGCCGCGCGTGCCGCCCGCGAAGCCCGTTCCTCCTCCGCCGAGGCCGGGGAGAAGGCGCCCGCCGGGGCCGGAGGCGGCGCGGCCGGCCTCGCCGCGCCGCTGGCGTGGGCGCTCGCCCCGGGGGGCGTGCAGCGCAAGTGCGCCTGCGGCGGCACCTGCGAGCGCTGCCGGGACAAGGAGGAGCAGCGGCAGGGGCTCGCCGTCCAGCGCCAGGCGCTCCCCGCCGCCGCGGCCCCGCCGGCGGCGGACGGCGGGTCCGCCGCGCCGGGGCCGGGGCCCTACGGCGTCCTGGTGGACGACGGGGCGCCCGCCGACGGGCGGATGACCGTCTCCGCCTTCATGGACGCGCTGGAGTCCCGGCTCCGCCCCGCGTGCGACGAGGTGCTGGGCGCGGCGGGGAGGAGCACCGAGGGGTGCCCGTACCTGGACCAGTGGATCGCCTTCTACCGCGCGCAGCCCGCCGCCCGGGTGGAGCGCGCCATCCTCCGCTACACCGGCGCCGAGGGCACCGACGCCGCCGCCCTGCTGGAGGCGATCGTGTCGCACGCCCGCCGGGCCGCCGCGGAGTGGGCGCTCACGGGGCGGGTGCCGGAGCTCCCCGACGGGGTCCCGGGCGACGGGCTCCCGCCGGCCGGCGCCGGGGCGGTGCAGGGGAAGGGGGTGGGCGCGGCGGGGAGCTCCGCCGCCTCCCCGGCCGACCCCGCCGCCGTGCGCGCGCGGCTCGGCCCCGGGCGGGCGCTGGAGCCCGCGGTGCGCGCGCGGATGGAGGACGGCTTCGGGGCGAGCTTCGCGGGGGTGCGCGTCCACACCGACCCGCGCGCCGCCCGCACCGCCGCCGACCTGCGCGCGCGCGCGTTCGCCGTGGGCGGCGACGTGGCGTTCGGGGCGGGCGAGTACCGCCCCGGGACGCTGGCCGGCGACGCGCTGCTCGCCCACGAGCTCGCCCACACCCTGCAGCAGCGGGACGGGGCCGTGTCCCCGGCCGCCGCGAGCGACCCGGCGCTGGAGCGGGACGCCGACGCCGCCGCGCGGGACGTGCTCCTGGGCCGCGAGCCCCGGCCGCGGCGGGGGGCGCTCCGGCTGCAGCGGTGCAGCCTGGGGGAGGAGCCGCCCACCCTGGAGGGGGAGGACGCGGAGGAAGAGGCGCGGGCCCTGGGGATCACCGTCGACCGCACGCCCGCCCGGGAGCCGGGCCAGCCCTACATCGTGGGGATGCAGCTCGGGTTCCACATGCGCCAGGAGCGGCCCACCCCGACCACCCCCGCGGCCGGGGTCTACATGTGGGACACCGAGTACCCGGGCGGGGGGCGGATGGCCGGCTTCTCCAGCCGCCCCAACCGGACCACCCTCCCGATCCTGCGCGAGGGCGACTACACGCAGCGGATCATCATCGCCGTGGCCGGGCGCCCCGACCGCCTGGTGCTCACGCGCACCTGGACCGCGGTGCCGGCCCGGACGCGCGCCGACGTGCTGCTCCCCCAGCACACGGGGGCGGACCTGGCGTCGTACCGCGCCGCCCTGGAGGTCGCGCACGGGCAGCTGGCCCACGGCGGCTTCCAGGACCAGTCCTTCGACCGCCCCACCTACATCACGTCGGCCGAGAACCCGGCCCGGCTCTCCTCCCGCGACTCGCCCGGCTGGGTGACGCTCTCCGTGCACGCGCTCCCCAACGCGGCCGCCTTCCGCTGGACGGTGCGCAACCTGGGCGACGACGCCGCCGCCCCCGCCTTCACGGGGCTCCCCCAGACCTCCTACCGCGGAGGCACCGCCTACGCCCTGGGCGACGGGCAGAGCGTGCGGTGGAGCACCACCACCGCGGGCACCTTCGGCTTCAGCGTCGTCCAGCTGGACGACGCGGGGCGCGAGGTGGGCGAGGCGCAGTACGTCCAGGCCGTGCTCCCCGAGCGCGAGATCGAGGAGGTGACCCGGTACCGCGAGTTCCTCGCCGACGTGGACCGGCACACCCGCATGTTCGCCACCGACGCCGAGGGCAACCCGCGCGCGGTGGCGCTGCGGGTGTCGTACGTGGGGAGCCGCACCGGGGTGGAGATGCTCCCCCGGCTGTTCATGGGGCCCGACCGCGCCGACCCGGCCCGCGTCAAGCTGCTGGACCTCACGCCCGGCGTGCCCCGCATCGAGTACGGCGGCGAGAGCACCGCGGCCGCCATCGAAGACTTCAACCAGCGCAACCTCTACCCCGAGGGGTCGCTGCGGGCCGACATCCCCGCCAACCCGTACGGGATCACCCCGGGCGGCTGGACCTTCGTCACGCGCGGCGCCTCCGTCATGGGCGCGCTGTCGGGCGACCTGGGGTGGGCGAGCCTGGCCCTGGCGCTCACCGGGGTGGTGGTGGGGCTGATCCCCGGCGGCCAGCCGATCGCGGCGGGGCTCTTCATCGCCGCGGCCGGGGTGGGCGCCACGGCGGGGGCGATCAACATCTCCGAGCAGCTGCAGAACGCGCGGCCGAGCGGCACCCAGATCGCCATCGACGTGGTGGGGATCGCCGCGAGCATCATCGGGGCGAGGACCGCGTGGGTGGCGGCCACCACGGGCGGCCGGGCGCTGATGATGACCACCCAGGGCCGCATGCTGCTCTGGTCGGCCACGGCCCTGGAGGGGACGCAGCTGGTGCTCATCTCGGTGGAGGGCGTCCGGCAGATCGACGCCGTCCTCTCGGACCCGCACCTGTCGGGGCCGCGCAAGCAGGACGCCATCGTCCAGGTCATCACCCTCCTCATCATCTCGGGCGGCCTCTTCGCGCTGGGCGTGGGGGCGATGGTGCGCGAGCGCACCCGGCTGAGGAGTGCCATCGGGCGCGACGTGGAGGCGGCGCTCACCCGGCGCGCCGTGTTCATGCTCAGCTCGCTCGACGACGCCACCCTGCGGGCCCTGAACGGCGCCACCGCCGACGAGCTGGAGCGGCTGGCGCGCATCCTCGTCCAGGACCCGCGCCTGATGACGCGCTACGCCGCGAGGAGCGGCGACCTGCTCGCCGCGCTCCGGCGCACCGAGGGCGCCGACCTGGCCCAGCTGGAGCGCGCCTTCGCGGTGTCGCGCCTCATGGCGTCCGGGGCGCCCGAGGCGCAGGCGGGCCGCCTGGTGACGGCGCTGCGCGCGGCGGGGGTGGAGTCGGCCGACATCCACGCGCTCCCCGACGGGGCGGTGCGGCGCCTGCAGGGCGCCGACACGGCGCTCTCGCAGGGACGCATGTACGACGCGGTCGCCCAGCTCGAGACCGCGGGGGCCGCCCTCCCCGAGGCGCGGCGCCGGGGCTTCGGCGACGCCCTGGCCCACGAGCACCAGCGGGACCTGGCGCTGTACCGCGACATGACCGCGCAGGTCCCCGCGCCCGGCGGCGGCGTGCGCGAGGTCCGTCCCGACTTCCCGCTGGGCCACGACGTCCCGCTGTACACGGGCGTGAGCGCCGACGTGGACACGGTGCGGACCCAGCTCGGCACCCCCGGGTTCGAGCCGCCCCGCGGGCCCAACCGCAACCTGCTGGAGCACGTCGAGGAGCGCGGGGAGAGCGGCTTCCGCGGGGCCACGCGGCAGGTCTCCACGCCCGACGGCCAGGGCGCCGCCGCCTGGGCGGGCGACGGGGGCACGGTCCTGGAGGTGCGCGGCGTCCCCGGGTGGGACGCCAACGCGCAGCTCGCGGGGCGGGTCCAGCGCGGAGGCACCTTCGGCGGGAACCTGATGGTGGCCGAGGGCGAGATCTCCATCCCCGCCCACATCCCGCCCGAGGCGGTGCGGCGGTTCGGCCGCGTCACCGAGACCCGCCCCGGGCGCTACCGGGTGGACTGGCACGACAACCCCCGCTACAACCCCGACTGGTGGAGGAGGACCCGTTGA
- a CDS encoding pentapeptide repeat-containing protein, producing MTPGELRLRWTTAEGRARREAVAARLGEGGAWHAELRGLPGAEELVPRPGGDLSLLGEADLDLRGIDLRGLDLRRADLTFANLAFACLDGAALRALQQAVLWRASLMGADLAGADASAVWAPHARFDGASLERAWLFGGSRLEHASFREARMAGADLGNAYLEGADFTGAGLQKAMLGGVRAPRAVFARADLRGAVLGSADLRGADLRGARTGGADLSGADLAGAHRDTTAEAT from the coding sequence TTGACGCCCGGGGAGCTGCGCCTGCGCTGGACGACGGCCGAGGGGCGGGCCCGCCGCGAGGCGGTGGCGGCCCGCCTCGGCGAGGGCGGCGCCTGGCACGCCGAGCTGCGCGGGCTCCCCGGCGCGGAGGAGCTCGTCCCGCGCCCCGGCGGCGACCTGTCCCTGCTGGGGGAGGCGGACCTGGACCTGCGCGGGATCGACCTGCGGGGGCTGGACCTGCGCCGCGCGGACCTCACCTTCGCCAACCTGGCGTTCGCGTGCCTGGACGGCGCGGCGCTGCGCGCCCTGCAGCAGGCGGTGCTGTGGCGCGCCTCGCTCATGGGCGCCGACCTGGCGGGCGCCGACGCCTCGGCGGTGTGGGCCCCCCACGCCCGCTTCGACGGGGCGTCGCTGGAGCGCGCCTGGCTCTTCGGGGGGAGCCGGCTGGAGCACGCCTCCTTCCGCGAGGCCCGGATGGCCGGCGCGGACCTGGGCAACGCGTACCTGGAGGGCGCCGACTTCACCGGGGCCGGGCTGCAGAAGGCGATGCTCGGCGGGGTGCGCGCCCCGCGCGCGGTGTTCGCGCGCGCCGACCTGCGGGGAGCGGTGCTCGGCTCGGCGGACCTGCGCGGCGCGGACCTGCGGGGCGCCCGCACCGGGGGAGCCGACCTCTCGGGCGCCGACCTCGCCGGCGCGCACCGCGACACGACGGCGGAGGCGACATGA
- a CDS encoding prolipoprotein diacylglyceryl transferase family protein, which translates to MTQSLNRFLDSLPRTRVGSLSCEAPAFRTCGVAGFHVAVATALGGALLAGRSLPVAALVCLVCALSFFAYTYLRRWATGREALVLLEHVWFAEVSVAAVLAALGVPVLAYLDVVGPALAFFLAGGRTGCLLVGCCHGRPSSLGIVYGEEAARDGFPRHLVGVRLFPVQALEAAGLVLIGATGLAALPFAAEGHVFAWFLAGYAVLRFGTEALRGDRRPHLLGMSVPRWMAIGELGAALWIARDPADPAARDLGLLAVLLLALAGALLARRAFDRRPALLSPAHAAELRRAVGDAAASASPTSPAADGNGAGPERRVTSAGVSAAVSPAGPGWLHVSLSLAAGPRDLEALCRLAAAALPGVDAGQARAGPGGVLHLPVRIVGEDGGAPAPGAGEALWGGVVRQVQAAAGGDGAPAPAAPDARPDADPAADGRRAYFAAAGPVRPAVAAVRRQG; encoded by the coding sequence ATGACGCAGTCGCTCAACCGCTTCCTCGACTCCCTCCCCCGCACCCGCGTGGGGAGCCTCTCGTGCGAGGCGCCCGCCTTCCGCACCTGCGGCGTGGCGGGGTTCCACGTGGCCGTGGCCACGGCGCTCGGGGGCGCGCTCCTGGCCGGGCGCTCGCTCCCGGTGGCGGCCCTCGTCTGCCTGGTCTGCGCGCTCTCGTTCTTCGCCTACACATACCTGCGCCGCTGGGCGACGGGCCGCGAGGCGCTGGTGCTGCTGGAGCACGTCTGGTTCGCCGAAGTCTCGGTGGCCGCCGTGCTGGCCGCGCTCGGCGTGCCGGTGCTGGCGTACCTGGACGTGGTCGGCCCCGCGCTGGCGTTCTTCCTGGCCGGCGGGCGCACCGGGTGCCTCCTGGTGGGCTGCTGCCACGGCCGCCCCTCCTCGCTCGGCATCGTCTACGGCGAGGAGGCCGCGCGCGACGGCTTCCCCCGCCACCTGGTGGGGGTGCGCCTCTTCCCCGTGCAGGCGCTGGAGGCCGCGGGGCTGGTGCTGATCGGCGCGACCGGCCTCGCCGCCCTCCCCTTCGCGGCCGAGGGGCACGTCTTCGCCTGGTTCCTGGCGGGGTACGCCGTGCTGCGCTTCGGCACCGAGGCGCTGCGCGGCGACCGGCGCCCGCACCTGCTGGGGATGAGCGTGCCGCGCTGGATGGCGATCGGCGAGCTCGGCGCCGCGCTCTGGATCGCCCGCGACCCGGCCGACCCCGCGGCGCGCGACCTGGGGCTCCTGGCCGTCCTCCTCCTGGCCCTGGCCGGGGCGCTCCTGGCGCGGCGCGCCTTCGACCGGCGCCCGGCGCTCCTCTCCCCCGCCCACGCCGCGGAGCTGCGCCGGGCGGTGGGCGACGCGGCGGCGTCGGCCTCGCCGACGTCGCCGGCCGCGGACGGGAACGGCGCGGGGCCGGAGCGGCGCGTCACCTCGGCCGGGGTGAGCGCCGCCGTCTCGCCCGCCGGGCCGGGGTGGCTGCACGTCTCCCTCTCGCTGGCCGCGGGGCCGCGCGACCTGGAGGCGCTCTGCCGGCTCGCCGCCGCCGCGCTCCCCGGCGTGGACGCCGGCCAGGCGCGGGCCGGGCCCGGCGGCGTCCTCCACCTCCCGGTGCGGATCGTCGGGGAGGACGGCGGGGCCCCCGCGCCCGGCGCGGGCGAGGCGCTCTGGGGCGGGGTCGTCCGGCAGGTCCAGGCCGCCGCGGGCGGGGACGGCGCGCCCGCCCCGGCGGCCCCGGACGCGCGGCCCGACGCGGACCCCGCGGCCGACGGGCGCCGGGCGTACTTCGCCGCCGCGGGCCCGGTCCGGCCCGCGGTCGCCGCGGTCCGCCGCCAGGGGTAG
- a CDS encoding DUF4157 domain-containing protein has translation MLTAAPRPGAGERGSAGRWEGSVRPDPAGAHAFALSTSGGAPAIRRRCARCAAAGEAERGTGVRQPLCPACEREREAGRDGPLVARRAVGASPSPAAPRVRDTVRAVVGSGGGRPLDAGTRAFFEAGFGRGLGGVRVHTGAAADASARAVHALAYAVGRDVVFRAGYFSPETAGGRRLLAHELAHVVQQSGAPGAEVAARLEVGAADDPAEREADAAADAVLAGGAALPALRRPPAVMRQGTGGAAALDPCPLPSAPAGELTCASTSARGPRCALTPVHDRLFAAALLDAQGRVRNAIDAMNLPGGFARAEAAARALFAFSPPSIQEIVLAVENVSVVVNGAPRFGGATCLDPDCRAPGVEAFSTGAGQLPIYICPRSWWPAGGVNLAFTILHEAAHVGGIDVDPLRDERYCSSGTACAAPCLSPRSADAWAHFIFCFGAAPPAAPARAPAPAPPGPARPR, from the coding sequence GTGCTGACGGCCGCCCCCCGGCCCGGCGCGGGCGAGCGCGGGAGCGCGGGCCGGTGGGAAGGCTCCGTCCGTCCGGACCCTGCCGGCGCGCACGCCTTCGCGCTCTCCACCTCCGGCGGGGCGCCCGCGATCCGCCGCAGGTGCGCCCGCTGCGCCGCGGCCGGGGAGGCGGAGCGCGGGACCGGCGTCCGCCAGCCGCTCTGCCCCGCCTGCGAGCGGGAGCGCGAGGCGGGGAGGGACGGCCCCCTCGTCGCGCGCCGGGCGGTGGGCGCCTCGCCCTCCCCGGCCGCGCCGCGAGTCCGCGACACGGTGCGCGCGGTCGTCGGCTCCGGCGGCGGGCGGCCGCTGGACGCGGGGACGCGCGCCTTCTTCGAGGCGGGCTTCGGGCGGGGCCTCGGCGGGGTGCGCGTGCACACCGGCGCCGCGGCCGACGCCTCGGCGCGCGCGGTCCACGCGCTCGCCTACGCCGTGGGCCGCGACGTCGTCTTCCGCGCCGGCTACTTCTCCCCGGAGACGGCGGGTGGGCGGCGGCTCCTGGCGCATGAGCTGGCGCACGTCGTCCAGCAGTCGGGCGCTCCCGGGGCGGAGGTGGCGGCCCGCCTGGAGGTGGGCGCCGCGGACGACCCGGCCGAGCGCGAGGCCGACGCGGCCGCGGACGCCGTGCTGGCGGGCGGCGCCGCCCTTCCCGCGCTGCGCCGCCCTCCCGCGGTGATGCGGCAGGGCACGGGCGGCGCGGCCGCCCTGGACCCGTGCCCGCTCCCCAGCGCCCCGGCGGGCGAGCTGACGTGCGCGTCCACGAGCGCCCGCGGTCCGCGGTGCGCCCTCACTCCGGTCCACGACCGGCTGTTCGCCGCCGCCCTGCTCGACGCCCAGGGCCGGGTGCGCAACGCGATCGACGCGATGAACCTCCCCGGCGGCTTCGCGCGGGCGGAGGCGGCGGCGCGGGCGCTCTTCGCGTTCTCGCCCCCCTCCATCCAGGAGATCGTCCTCGCCGTGGAGAACGTCAGCGTCGTCGTGAACGGCGCGCCGCGCTTCGGGGGTGCCACCTGCCTGGACCCGGACTGCCGCGCGCCCGGCGTGGAGGCCTTCTCGACCGGCGCCGGGCAGCTGCCGATCTACATCTGCCCCCGCTCGTGGTGGCCTGCCGGGGGCGTGAACCTGGCCTTCACCATTCTCCACGAGGCCGCGCACGTGGGGGGAATCGACGTCGACCCGCTGCGGGACGAGAGATACTGCTCGTCGGGCACGGCCTGCGCCGCGCCGTGCCTCTCCCCCCGCTCGGCCGACGCCTGGGCCCACTTCATCTTCTGCTTCGGCGCGGCGCCGCCGGCCGCCCCGGCCCGCGCGCCGGCGCCCGCGCCCCCGGGACCCGCGAGGCCGCGATGA
- a CDS encoding DUF4157 domain-containing protein — MLAAREARPSAAGAGEKARAGAGGGAPAPAAPLAWALTPAGGPRVQRECACGGTCERCRSDEEEETGLAVQRMPFGFSSSSGAGAEGPEAPAAGPVLADDGAAAGPGEAAVSGWLDALEGRLRAACDGELAAVGRDTEGCPYLERWLAHYRGQSAAHVESAARRYTGSDAGTPAGLADAVVARARAAAAEWARTGRVPDLPGGAGLGGLAPGGLGAAAASALAGVSAAFSLRLKARDGAGGAASAASPADPAGVRARLGPGGALDGGVRSRLERGFGASFAGVRVHTDERAARLSRELGARAFTVGRDVAFGAGEYRPGTLPGDALIAHELAHTVQQSGGGLTPAAGESRELEAEADAAAAGALGLVDERPWLSRRAGLSLQRCGGGGETPPPQPVPKPPTIDPYGVRKVWDDTRGDKAKVFDKLRSLCVGTPACPAAGDAVLTTVLREIFAPGSDDLWLAETLQKHGPEPLWPLDKLDERVTRAAAGKWPKEPGNIEASLPSDWSNPFAAGSTAGVAKAPGGTTIAPSPVKAYFFPGRSQERALVIGGVHGSEQSGIEVVEELRRSLASAPKAPYFTTILVPVLFPDNEAYQRAYLAANPAERGTNVDNDKGGRYSRIGPKQKTLIEPNRNLPRPGESLATGLTGLKGKTTGKALSGSLLTDTMLPENVMLVALIEHFKPSRIASVHAHRPSSTKGDAPGIYVDPRGGIDASTDKALTAEGQADDKLAQDMLAAAGKLGLPGNPGGTVHYASANTPAQGTSLGDWAPVAVDEGKPGVQDKPGDRPAITTVTVEVKNYWPSSDDKSGKMKGLIEAHRAALQDVFLEK, encoded by the coding sequence GTGCTCGCCGCCCGCGAAGCCCGCCCCTCCGCCGCCGGGGCGGGGGAGAAGGCGCGCGCCGGGGCCGGAGGCGGCGCGCCCGCGCCCGCCGCCCCGCTGGCGTGGGCGCTCACCCCGGCGGGCGGGCCCCGCGTGCAGCGCGAGTGCGCGTGCGGCGGCACCTGCGAGCGCTGCCGGTCGGACGAGGAGGAGGAGACGGGGCTCGCGGTCCAGCGGATGCCGTTCGGCTTCTCGTCCTCCTCCGGGGCGGGTGCGGAAGGCCCGGAAGCGCCCGCCGCCGGTCCGGTGCTGGCGGACGACGGCGCCGCGGCCGGCCCGGGAGAGGCGGCGGTCTCGGGCTGGCTCGACGCGCTGGAGGGCCGCCTGCGCGCGGCGTGCGACGGCGAGCTGGCCGCCGTGGGGCGGGACACGGAGGGGTGCCCCTACCTGGAGCGCTGGCTCGCCCACTACCGCGGCCAGTCCGCCGCGCACGTGGAGAGCGCGGCCCGCCGCTACACCGGCTCCGACGCCGGCACCCCGGCCGGGCTGGCCGACGCGGTGGTCGCGCGCGCCCGCGCGGCGGCCGCGGAGTGGGCGCGCACCGGGCGCGTCCCCGACCTCCCCGGGGGCGCCGGCCTCGGCGGGCTGGCGCCGGGCGGCCTGGGCGCCGCCGCCGCGTCCGCCCTCGCCGGCGTGTCCGCGGCGTTCTCCCTGCGGCTGAAGGCGCGCGACGGTGCCGGGGGAGCCGCGTCCGCCGCGTCCCCGGCCGACCCCGCGGGGGTGCGGGCGCGGCTGGGGCCCGGGGGCGCGCTGGACGGAGGGGTGCGCTCGCGCCTGGAGCGGGGCTTCGGCGCCAGCTTCGCCGGGGTGCGCGTGCACACCGACGAGCGCGCCGCGCGGCTCTCCCGCGAGCTGGGGGCCCGCGCCTTCACCGTGGGGCGCGACGTGGCGTTCGGCGCGGGCGAGTACCGCCCCGGCACCCTGCCGGGCGACGCGCTGATCGCGCACGAGCTGGCGCACACCGTCCAGCAGTCCGGCGGCGGCCTCACCCCCGCCGCGGGCGAGTCGCGTGAGCTGGAGGCCGAGGCCGACGCCGCGGCGGCCGGCGCGCTGGGGCTGGTGGACGAGCGCCCCTGGCTCTCGCGCCGCGCCGGGCTCTCGCTGCAGCGCTGCGGGGGCGGCGGGGAGACCCCCCCGCCGCAGCCCGTCCCCAAGCCGCCCACCATCGACCCCTACGGCGTCCGCAAGGTCTGGGACGACACCAGGGGCGACAAGGCGAAGGTGTTCGACAAGCTCCGCTCCCTCTGCGTCGGCACCCCGGCGTGCCCGGCGGCCGGCGACGCCGTGCTCACCACCGTGCTGCGCGAGATCTTCGCGCCGGGGAGCGACGACCTCTGGCTGGCCGAGACCCTCCAGAAGCACGGCCCCGAGCCGCTGTGGCCGCTGGACAAGCTTGACGAGCGCGTCACCCGCGCGGCGGCGGGCAAGTGGCCCAAGGAGCCCGGGAACATCGAGGCCAGCCTCCCCTCCGACTGGAGCAACCCCTTCGCGGCGGGCTCCACCGCGGGGGTCGCCAAGGCGCCCGGCGGCACCACGATCGCGCCCAGCCCGGTGAAGGCGTACTTCTTCCCCGGCCGCAGCCAGGAGCGCGCGCTGGTGATCGGCGGGGTGCACGGCTCCGAGCAGTCGGGGATCGAGGTGGTCGAGGAGCTGCGCAGGAGCCTCGCCTCGGCCCCCAAAGCGCCGTACTTCACCACCATCCTGGTCCCCGTCCTCTTCCCCGACAACGAGGCGTACCAGCGCGCGTACCTGGCCGCCAATCCCGCGGAGCGGGGGACCAACGTCGACAACGACAAGGGCGGGCGCTACAGCCGCATCGGCCCCAAGCAGAAGACGCTGATCGAGCCCAACCGCAACCTCCCGCGCCCGGGCGAGAGCCTGGCCACCGGGCTGACGGGGCTCAAGGGCAAGACCACGGGGAAGGCGCTGTCGGGGAGCCTGCTCACCGACACCATGCTCCCCGAGAACGTGATGCTGGTGGCGCTGATCGAGCACTTCAAGCCCAGCCGCATCGCCAGCGTGCACGCGCACCGGCCCTCCAGCACCAAGGGCGACGCGCCCGGCATCTACGTGGACCCGCGCGGCGGGATCGACGCCAGCACCGACAAGGCGCTCACCGCCGAGGGGCAGGCCGACGACAAGCTCGCGCAGGACATGCTGGCGGCCGCGGGCAAGCTGGGGCTCCCCGGCAACCCGGGCGGCACCGTGCACTACGCGTCGGCCAACACCCCGGCCCAGGGGACCTCGCTGGGCGACTGGGCGCCGGTGGCGGTCGACGAGGGGAAGCCCGGCGTGCAGGACAAGCCCGGCGACCGCCCGGCCATCACCACCGTCACGGTGGAGGTGAAGAACTACTGGCCCAGCAGCGACGACAAGAGCGGCAAGATGAAGGGGCTGATCGAGGCCCACCGCGCCGCGCTGCAGGACGTCTTCCTGGAGAAGTGA